Proteins encoded in a region of the Tripterygium wilfordii isolate XIE 37 chromosome 21, ASM1340144v1, whole genome shotgun sequence genome:
- the LOC119989108 gene encoding disease resistance protein RPS2-like, with translation MDIVTSLLGKIGERVWDSIKFHFGYLTNYDDNVMALQNQLETLEKMEKDMHEVIEAAKRNGEIIRNNVQHWMASVEGVEMDARKFLEENGKANKRCFRGWCPDLKTRYSLSTGAMAKHKKIERLCEEQKVFDVNVSLPAPPPGIDSITSKDIVLFQTTKLAMEKVMDALKEDSTNFVGIHGMGGVGKTTLVKEIARKCTEEKLFGNVAMAVVSQTAKVESIQKQIADFLGLKLEEDSVVARASRLKNRLKCENKILVILDDVWKRLDLATIGIPSREDHKGCKVVITTRRRQVCTSMGSSVQATRIVYLGVLNKQESWDLFKLQLGDIIESPTVRTTAEKLVKECGGLPIALMTVGNAMRGKDLEEWKEAALELEQSRPTNVEDMDENVFKCIKFSYDYLGDEEAKACFLLCCLFPEDYNIEIERLVRYGVGLNTFKRVDKIQEARRRVHLIINNLKASSLLVASEFQGCIKMHDVVRDVAKTIALDKYFVKDGEVLKEWPNELSMDKYNGIGISLMRNKIRKYPDAWECPNLEIFLTHDDIVEQEMPEEVFFKGMKKLRVLDQSHNSDFGGGGRRLEPSLSHLTNLRTLIIDGDRHHRPWSNQEMRIWGISALGELKMLQVVSFRNCSFEEPLDALRKLKNLKLLELEYCTNCSSLFNYTTTLTEDWNFSQLEELYVTEAMSCSVAELMKCHPHLNVLRICIGICWIPNNFVFPHLDNFAISVDSQPPAFDYFENILHLDGNDGRLDMALPSMIGTLLASVSILRLRYFDGFRNILPYFLVGRDSLAMLKKLEVVYCRELEFLINTEGESKIPHSTCFSYLEVLEFWNLPSFRGLCGMVLVDMPYSFIRLKLLRIYECPEMSNIGVPFNLLRRMRQLEVLRIADCETLEYLFDLKEEEVEDAVEEEEEELLVNLTNMKLTGLPNLEQLWKGSIGLLHLRNLKKVEIDLCPKLKVVFDWSVAQRLEQLEQLRVYDCKELEEIVGRETGEEGVHKVLFPELQLLEMKGLPRLVGFYAGNLPGSQNTPKLKTVRIYRPDYSLEEIAVEGKNLDAVVKDHKGLLLSEEE, from the exons ATGGACATTGTCACCTCCCTCCTTGGAAAAATTGGAGAACGTGTGTGGGATTCAATTAAGTTTCACTTTGGTTATCTGACAAACTATGATGATAACGTAATGGCTCTTCAAAACCAACTTGAAACCCTGGAGAAAATGGAGAAGGACATGCATGAAGTCATTGAAGCAGCAAAAAGAAATGGTGAAATAATCCGAAATAATGTTCAACATTGGATGGCAAGTGTTGAGGGAGTCGAGATGGATGCAAGAAAGTTTTTGGAAGAAAATGGGAAGGCAAACAAGAGATGTTTTAGGGGGTGGTGTCCTGATCTGAAAACACGTTACTCATTAAGCACAGGAGCAATGGCGAAACATAAGAAAATAGAAAGGCTATGTGAAGAACAAAAAGTATTTGACGTTAATGTTTCTCTGCCTGCACCTCCTCCGGGAATAGATTCCATAACCTCCAAAGATattgttctttttcaaacaaCTAAATTAGCAATGGAAAAAGTCATGGATGCATTGAAAGAAGATTCTACTAATTTTGTGGGGATACATGGAATGGGGGGTGTAGGAAAGACCACTTTGGtgaaagaaattgctaggaAATGCACAGAAGAGAAGCTTTTTGGTAATGTGGCAATGGCTGTAGTGTCACAAACTGCCAAGGTGGAAAGTATTCAGAAGCAAATAGCTGACTTCTTGGGTTTAAAACTAGAAGAAGATAGTGTAGTTGCAAGAGCAAGTCGATTAAAAAATCGACTAAAATGTGAGAATAAGATCCTTGTTATATTGGATGATGTTTGGAAAAGACTTGATCTTGCCACAATCGGCATTCCTTCAAGGGAAGATCATAAAGGTTGCAAAGTTGTCATCACCACAAGGCGTAGACAGGTCTGCACTTCCATGGGCAGCAGTGTCCAAGCTACAAGAATTGTCTATCTTGGTGTCTTAAATAAACAAGAATCTTGGGACTTGTTTAAGTTGCAACTTGGTGACATTATTGAGTCTCCCACAGTGAGAACTACGGCAGAGAAACTTGTCAAAGAGTGTGGGGGTTTGCCTATCGCTCTTATGACAGTGGGGAATGCTATGAGAGGCAAAGATTtagaagaatggaaagaggCTGCTCTAGAGCTCGAGCAATCGAGGCCCACGAATGTTGAAGACATGGATGAAAATGTGTTCAAGTGCATCAAATTCAGCTATGATTATTTGGGAGATGAGGAGGCCAAGGCTTGCTTCTTGCTTTGTTGTTTATTCCCAGAGGATTATAACATTGAAATAGAGAGGTTGGTTAGATATGGGGTGGGGTTGAATACATTTAAGAGAGTTGACAAAATTCAAGAAGCCAGAAGACGAGTACACTTGATAATCAACAATCTTAAAGCCTCTTCTTTATTGGTGGCAAGTGAGTTTCAAGGCTGTATCAAAATGCACGACGTTGTTCGCGATGTTGCTAAAACAATTGCATTGGATAAATATTTTGTGAAAGATGGTGAGGTTTTGAAAGAGTGGCCAAATGAATTGAGTATGGATAAATATAATGGTATTGGCATCTCTTTGATGAGAAATAAAATCCGAAAGTACCCTGATGCTTGGGAATGCCCAAACCTTGAGATATTTTTGACACATGACGACATTGTTGAGCAAGAAATGCCAGAAGAAGTATTTTTTAAGGGAATGAAAAAGCTCAGAGTGTTAGATCAAAGTCATAACTCTGACTTTGGAGGTGGAGGGAGAAGATTGGAGCCATCACTTAGTCATCTGACAAATCTCCGGACATTGATTATCGATGGTGATCGCCATCACAGGCCCTGGAGTAATCAGGAAATGCGAATATGGGGCATTAGCGCACTTGGAGAGCTAAAAATGCTCCAAGTTGTCAGCTTTAGAAATTGTAGCTTTGAAGAGCCGCTGGATGCACTGAGGAAGCTGAAGAACCTGAAGTTGCTAGAATTGGAATACTGTACTAATTGTTCATCTCTTTTCAACTATACAACTACACTCACTGAAGATTGGAATTTTTCGCAATTAGAAGAACTATACGTGACTGAGGCCATGTCTTGTAGTGTAGCAGAGCTGATGAAATGTCATCCTCACTTAAATGTGTTACGAATTTGTATAGGTATTTGTTGGATACCTAACAACTTTGTCTTCCCCCACTTGGATAATTTTGCCATTTCTGTGGACTCACAACCACCtgcttttgattattttgaaaatatattGCACCTCGATGGAAATGATGGAAGGCTCGACATGGCATTGCCTAGCATGATTGGGACATTATTGGCGAGCGTAAGTATTTTACGTCTTCGTTACTTTGATGGATTTAGAAATATACTTCCATACTTCTTGGTTGGCAGAGACAGTCTCGCTATGTTGAAAAAATTGGAAGTTGTATATTGCCGTGAATTGGAGTTCTTGATCAATACTGAGGGGGAAAGTAAGATTCCACATTCAACTTGTTTCTCATATTTGGAGGTCCTGGAATTTTGGAATTTACCTAGCTTTAGGGGGTTGTGTGGCATGGTTCTTGTTGATATGCCCTACTCCTTTATAAGGCTGAAATTATTACGTATCTACGAATGTCCCGAAATGTCAAATATCGGCGTTCCATTTAATTTGTTACGAAGAATGCGACAACTTGAAGTTCTGAGAATAGCTGATTGTGAAACATTAGAGTActtatttgatctcaaagaagaagaagtagaggatgctgttgaggaggaggaggaagaattacttgtcaatttaacaaatatgaagCTAACTGGGTTGCCTAATTTAGAGCAGTTGTGGAAGGGCTCTATTGGACTGCTGCACTTACGCAACTTGAAAAAAGTGGAGATTGATTTGTGCCCCAAATTGAAAGTTGTTTTCGATTGGTCTGTAGCTCAAAGACTTGAGCAACTGGAACAGCTAAGAGTTTATGATTGTAAGGAATTGGAAGAGATAGTTGGAAGGGAGACGGGAGAAGAGGGTGTTCATAAGGTGTTGTTTCCTGAATTACAACTTCTGGAGATGAAGGGACTTCCAAGACTAGTTGGTTTCTACGCTGGTAACTTGCCTGGGAGCCAAAACACGCCCAAGCTCAAGACCGTTCGTATTTATAGGCCTGATTATTCTCTCGAAGAGATAGCAGTTGAAGGCAAGAACTTAGACGCAGTCGTAAAAGACCACAAAG GGCTTCTACTTTCAGAGGAAGAATAA